Proteins from a genomic interval of Lycium ferocissimum isolate CSIRO_LF1 chromosome 2, AGI_CSIRO_Lferr_CH_V1, whole genome shotgun sequence:
- the LOC132048171 gene encoding probable LRR receptor-like serine/threonine-protein kinase At3g47570 isoform X2, whose product MKHTKRYLNSRIFRASREDLARIKNKIASPHSDSNVRLAYYIIFQCGYNLERKIYSLGEEEYGSVGLVSRRCDVYSYSIMLMETFTRRRPYDEMFHENLSMRSWVCNSLPVAPDDIIDVTLWEPEETDFEKKLQCVSSILELALNCTVESPNERLNMKDVLANIMKIKHEFLRK is encoded by the exons ATGAAACATACAAAAAGATATCTAAATTCTAGGATTTTTAGAGCAAGCAGAGAAGACTTAGCcaggataaaaaataaaattgcctCTCCTCACTCGGATTCTAATGTTAGGCTTGCCTACTACATCATTTTTCAATGTGGATATAATCTTGAAAGGAAGATTTATAGCCTCGGTGAAGAAG AGTATGGATCAGTGGGATTAGTTTCTAGAAGATGTGATGTGTACAGCTACAGCATTATGCTCATGGAAACTTTCACAAGGAGAAGGCCATATGATGAAATGTTTCACGAAAATTTGAGCATGAGGAGTTGGGTTTGTAATTCACTACCTGTCGCACCagatgatattattgatgtcaCCTTATGGGAACCTGAAGAGACTGATTTTGAGAAGAAGTTGCAATGTGTGTCCTCTATTTTGGAGTTGGCATTGAATTGCACAGTTGAATCTCCTAATGAGAGGCTGAACATGAAAGATGTCCTTGCAAATATCATGAAGATCAAACATGAATTCCTTCGCAAATGA
- the LOC132047727 gene encoding putative leucine-rich repeat receptor-like serine/threonine-protein kinase At2g24130, with the protein MSLWSLTDLLVLNLSNNSLIGSLPPDFCNLNHIWFMDLSRNHLSGSIPTKVGDLQSLVYLSLAYNELQGSIPESLGKMISLESVDLSNNILSGHFITKKQIATDYTCPIGSFPDGTCLNCFVSVKETWE; encoded by the exons ATGAGTCTATGGAGCCTCACAGATCTTTTGGTGCTTAACTTGTCAAATAATTCTTTGATTGGTTCATTGCCTCCTGATTTCTGTAACTTGAATCACATATGGTTCATGGATCTGTCAAGGAATCACCTTTCAGGAAGTATTCCCACCAAAGTTGGAGACttgcagagtcttgtttatcttTCTTTGGCTTATAATGAGTTACAAGGATCTATTCCGGAGTCACTCGGGAAAATGATAAGTTTGGAATCAGTGGATCTATCCAATAACATTCTTTCAG GTCATTTCATCACCAAGAAGCAAATTGCTACTGATTATACTTGTCCCATTGGGAGCTTCCCTGATGGCACTTGCCTCAATTGTTTTGTTTCTGTTAAGGAGACGTGGGAATAG
- the LOC132044019 gene encoding calmodulin-binding receptor kinase CaMRLK, whose amino-acid sequence MKIFFTLFIFLSLFTFSKSESTCKNNTDLSLVSKAFNSVYGFNITWLSSNCSSPITEIKLSSRNLTGRVSWKYLRNLSHLHTVDLSNNSLKGPVHSLFWSISSLVQVNLSKNKLGGTIVVTRPSNIQGLDLSFNRFTKLGSAFYVPNLTSLDLSHNDLKILPFWFTNLTKLEILSISSCNIYGNLPPISHIKSLKHLDVSINHMNGKFPNDFPPLSSLNFLNISLNNFTGLITKEQLAKFGNSSFIHAGLFQTKNSSQFHIKHKPTKPMNQNTKTKKPKSRKKVLIIAISSASTFLILAIGSIILCLYKKRKQVARKNKWLISKPIQIPFRMDKSGPFSFETESGNLWVADIKEPSSAPVVMFEKPLMNLTFKDLIAATSHFGKESLLAEGRCGPVYRAVLPGDLHVAIKVLEHAREIGHDDAIALFEELSRLKHPNLLPISGFCIAGKEKLVLYEFMANGDLHRWLHELPTAATNVEDWTTDTWELQNGSQITSPGKMEWHTRHRIAVGVARGLAYLHHAQSKTVVHGHLVLSNILLADDFEPRIADFGLSQNRTDGSNEMDVYDFGVVLVELLTGKIGSDDTIKWMRRLVKDGHGADALDSRLRLGGDSVSEMVECLRVGYLCTAENPSKRPRMQQVLGLLKDIHPH is encoded by the exons atgaaaatcttCTTCACACTCTTCATCTTCCTTTCTCTATTCACATTCTCAAAATCAGAATCCACTTGCAAAAACAACACAGATTTATCTCTTGTTTCCAAGGCCTTCAACTCTGTTTATGGGTTCAACATCACTTGGTTAAGCTCAAACTGTTCTTCTCCAATAACTGAGATAAAGTTATCTTCAAGAAATCTCACTGGCAGAGTCTCATGGAAGTACTTAAGAAATTTGTCTCATCTTCATACTGTAGATCTCTCAAATAATTCCTTGAAGGGTCCTGTTCATTCTTTATTTTGGTCTATCTCATCTTTGGTTCAAGTCAACCTGTCAAAAAATAAGCTAGGAGGAACAATTGTGGTAACAAGGCCATCAAATATTCAAGGACTTGATCTTTCTTTCAACAGGTTCACCAAATTAGGCTCTGCTTTTTATGTGCCTAATCTTACTTCTCTTGACCTTTCACATAATGATCTCAAGATTTTGCCTTTTTGGTTTACCAACCTAACCAAGCTTGAAATTTTGAGCATTTCTAGCTGTAACATTTATGGCAATCTACCACCCATTTCACATATCAAGTCACTGAAACATTTAGATGTTTCTATCAACCACATGAATGGTAAGTTTCCCAATGATTTCCCCCCTCTTTCTAGTCTTAATTTCTTGAATATCTCATTGAACAACTTCACTGGGCTAATAACCAAAGAACAGTTAGCAAAATTTGGTAACTCTTCTTTTATTCATGCTGGCCTTTTTCAAACCAAGAATTCCTCACAATTCCACATTAAACACAAACCTACCAAACCAATGAACCAAAACACCAAAACAAAAAAgcccaaatcaagaaagaaagttCTAATCATAGCCATTTCATCTGCTTCTACATTTCTAATCTTGGCTATAGGGTCAATCATTTTGTGCCTatacaagaaaagaaaacaagttgCTAGGAAGAACAAATGGCTAATATCAAAACCAATTCAAATACCATTCAGAATGGACAAATCAGGACCATTTTCATTTGAGACAGAATCAGGAAATTTATGGGTTGCTGATATAAAAGAACCAAGTTCAGCACCAGTAGTAATGTTTGAAAAACCATTGATGAACTTGACTTTCAAGGACCTCATAGCAGCAACATCACACTTTGGGAAAGAGTCATTGTTAGCTGAAGGGAGGTGTGGGCCCGTATACAGAGCTGTACTTCCAGGTGACCTCCACGTGGCAATCAAAGTATTGGAACATGCTAGGGAAATAGGCCATGATGATGCTATTGCATTGTTTGAAGAACTCTCCAGGCTTAAGCACCCTAATCTGTTGCCTATCTCTGGTTTCTGCATTGCAG GTAAAGAGAAGTTAGTGTTGTACGAGTTTATGGCCAATGGTGACCTCCACCGATGGCTACACGAGCTTCCAACTGCTGCCACTAACGTGGAAGATTGGACAACTGACACGTGGGAGCTACAAAATGGGTCCCAAATAACATCACCGGGTAAAATGGAATGGCACACGCGCCACCGCATTGCGGTTGGCGTAGCGCGTGGACTAGCCTACCTCCACCACGCGCAGTCAAAGACGGTGGTTCACGGTCATTTGGTACTATCAAATATTTTACTAGCCGATGACTTTGAGCCTCGAATAGCCGATTTTGGATTGAGCCAGAACCGAACCGATGGGTCCAACGAGATGGATGTGTACGATTTTGGAGTCGTATTGGTGGAGCTACTGACAGGGAAAATAGGTTCGGATGACACGATAAAATGGATGAGGAGGCTAGTGAAGGATGGACACGGAGCCGATGCGCTTGACTCGAGGCTAAGACTCGGTGGTGACTCGGTGAGTGAGATGGTTGAGTGCCTCCGAGTCGGGTACTTGTGTACGGCGGAGAATCCTAGCAAACGGCCTAGAATGCAACAAGTATTGGGTTTGCTAAAAGACATACATCCTCACTAA
- the LOC132043999 gene encoding nucleobase-ascorbate transporter 2 → MAAPPKPEEISHPPMDQLQGLEYCIDSNPSWGEAIALGFQHYILALGTAVMIPSFLVPLMGGNDGDKVRVVQTLLFIEGINTLLQTLFGTRLPTVIGGSWAFAVPIISIIHDSSLTRITDPHERFLSTMRAIQGALIVASSVQIILGYSQLWAICSRFFSPVGMVPVIALAGFGLFDKGFPLAGECVEIGVPMFILFVILSQYLKNFQFRQLPVMERFALIMSITVIWAYAHLLTASGAYRHHPEATQKHCRTDRANLISTAPWIKIPYPLQWGAPTFDAGHAFGMMAATLVSLIESTGAYKAASRLASATPPPAHVLSRGIGWQGIGILFSGLFGTVTGCTVSIENVGLLGSTRVGSRRVIQISAGFMIFFSMLGKFGALFASIPFPIFAAVYCVLFGLVASVGLSFLQFTNMNSMRNLFIVGVSLFLGLSIPEYFREYTTAALHGPAHTKAGWFNDFLNTIFLSSPTVALMVSVFLDNTLEYKDSAKDRGMPWWVKFRTFKGDSRNEEFYTLPFNLNRFFPPS, encoded by the exons ATGGCAGCTCCACCTAAACCTGAAGAAATTAGTCATCCTCCAATGGACCAGCTTCAAGGTTTGGAGTATTGTATTGACTCTAATCCTTCTTGGG GGGAAGCTATTGCTTTGGGATTTCAGCATTACATCTTGGCATTGGGAACTGCTGTTATGATTCCTTCATTTCTTGTTCCTTTGATGGGTGGAAATGAT GGTGACAAAGTGAGGGTGGTGCAGACCCTGCTTTTTATTGAAGGAATCAATACACTCCTACAGACTTTATTTGGAACTCGTTTACCTACTGTAATTGGAGGGTCATGGGCTTTTGCGGTACCGATAATATCCATAATCCATGATTCATCATTGACAAGGATTACCGATCCTCATGAA AGATTCCTAAGCACGATGAGAGCAATTCAGGGAGCATTGATAGTAGCATCAAGTGTTCAGATAATTTTGGGCTATAGTCAACTCTGGGCTATTTGTTCCAG ATTTTTCAGCCCAGTAGGAATGGTTCCGGTAATTGCTCTGGCCGGCTTTGGTCTTTTTGACAAGGGTTTCCCGCTG GCTGGGGAGTGTGTGGAAATCGGTGTACCTATGTTCATTTTATTTGTAATCCTCTCTCAG TATTTGAAAAACTTCCAGTTCAGGCAACTGCCAGTGATGGAACGATTTGCTCTAATTATGTCAATCACGGTTATTTGGGCTTATGCACACCTCCTAACGGCTAGTGGTGCATACAGACATCACCCAGAGGCTACCCAAAAGCACTGCCGCACTGATAGAGCAAATCTCATTTCAACTGCACCATG GATAAAAATCCCATATCCACTTCAGTGGGGTGCTCCTACTTTTGATGCTGGTCATGCTTTTGGAATGATGGCTGCAACACTTGTCTCCTTGATTGAG TCAACTGGAGCATATAAAGCAGCATCTCGCTTAGCAAGTGCTACACCACCCCCAGCTCATGTTCTGAGCCGTGGCATTGGCTGGCAG GGTATCGGTATCCTGTTTAGTGGACTTTTTGGGACAGTTACTGGATGTACAGTTTCTAT TGAGAATGTTGGACTTCTTGGAAGTACTCGTGTGGGTAGCCGAAGAGTGATCCAAATTTCAGCTGGCTTTATGATCTTCTTCTCAATGTTAG GCAAATTTGGAGCATTATTTGCATCAATACCTTTCCCAATATTCGCTGCTGTATATTGTGTCTTGTTCGGCCTTGTTG CTTCTGTGGGGTTGTCATTTCTGCAGTTCACAAACATGAACTCAATGAGAAACCTCTTCATTGTTGGCGTTTCTCTCTTCCTCGGGTTGTCTATTCCCGAGTACTTCAGGGAATACACCACTGCTGCTTTGCATGGCCCTGCTCACACTAAGGCTGGATGG TTCAATGATTTTCTCAACACTATCTTTCTGTCTTCACCAACTGTGGCTTTGATGGTTTCTGTGTTTCTGGATAACACACTGGAGTACAAGGACAGTGCAAAAGATAGGGGAATGCCCTGGTGGGTGAAGTTCAGGACATTTAAGGGGGATAGCAGAAATGAAGAGTTTTACACCCTTCCTTTTAATCTTAACCGCTTCTTTCCACCTTCATGA
- the LOC132044006 gene encoding uncharacterized protein LOC132044006, with protein sequence MTSQKKESIALLSIYGDDEDDEMEEQHEEEAQEYKSESQNVAVSMETEEFLQDDNNNRIVGSDSGRSSTPSPLIQQQQQYLTPNNKVGSTTTTPLMSVTSPMELNLNVSRRAKLTIVDYAHDELTMSPDPEEGEIMASGRVMYGEELQTVSVESIEKASPALQVRTPSTQTPPQSAEPTDPIDDTMDFAVNEGHGEDEESVMLPADEQKEVDLLEKFLPPPPKEKCSDELQVRIMRFIDLKKTGRSFNSEVRNRKEYRNPDFLLHAVTYQDIDQIGSCFSKDVFDPHGYDKSDFYDEIEADTRREMERREQERKRSPKVDFMSGGTQPAAMVPTPKINLPIPGMAPVAARDGRQNKKSKWDKVDGDRRDPVSAVGAHAALLSAANAGAGYTAFAQQRRREAEEKLPSDKKLDRRS encoded by the exons ATGACATCACAGAAGAAGGAATCGATTGCTCTACTGTCCATCTATGGCGACGACGAAGATGACGAAATGGAAGAACAACACGAAGAAGAAGCGCAAGAATACAAATCTGAATCCCAAAACGTGGCCGTTTCAATGGAGACCGAGGAGTTCCTCCAAGATGATAATAACAACAGAATAGTCGGGTCTGATTCGGGTCGGAGTTCGACTCCTTCACCactaattcaacaacaacagcaatatTTGACACCTAATAATAAGGTTGGGTCTACCACTACGACGCCGTTAATGTCCGTTACTTCTCCAATGGAGTTGAATTTGAATGTGAGTAGAAGAGCTAAGCTTACTATTGTTGATTATGCTCATGATGAACTTACTATGTCTCCTGACCCTGAG GAAGGAGAAATAATGGCAAGTGGAAGAGTCATGTATGGAGAGGAACTTCAAACTGTTAGTG TTGAATCTATAGAAAAGGCTTCACCAGCTCTTCAGGTTAGAACACCTAGCACTCAAACCCCTCCTCAGTCAGCTGAACCAACTGATCCAATCGATGATACGATGGACTTTGCTGTTAATGAAGGACATGGAGAAGATGAAGAATCTGTTATGCTTCCTGCAGATGAACAAAAAGAAGTAGATCTGTTGGAGAAATTTCTTCCTCCTCCACCAAAGGAAAAGTGCTCAGATGAATTGCAA GTAAGGATTATGAGATTCATTGATCTAAAGAAGACTGGCAGAAGCTTTAATTCAGAAGTACGCAACAGAAAGGAGTATCGGAATCCAGACTTCTTGCTGCATGCAGTGACTTATCAAGATATTGACCAGATAGGATCTTGCTTCAGTAAAGACGTATTTGATCCGCATGGATATGACAAAAGTGACTTCTATGACGAAATAG AGGCTGATACGAGGCGTGAAATGGAGAGAAGGGAGCAAGAGCGGAAGAGGAGTCCAAAAGTTGACTTCATGTCGGGAGGAACACAACCTGCAGCGATGGTTCCTACACCAAAAATCAATTTACCAATTCCAG GGATGGCTCCTGTTGCTGCCCGGGATGGTAGACAGAACAAAAAGTCAAAGTGGGATAAG GTGGACGGTGATCGGAGAGACCCTGTTTCTGCTGTTGGTGCACATGCAGCACTTCTATCGGCGGCTAATGCTGGTGCTGGTTACACTGCATTTGC GCAACAAAGACGCCGGGAGGCAGAAGAGAAGCTACCTAGTGACAAGAAGTTAGATAGAAGATCTTGA
- the LOC132043985 gene encoding O-fucosyltransferase 8 isoform X2, giving the protein MGKQGSPRGRRVENQDLDISFGVKEHEFRSLDMQHGGYPPVGRRLSGGEFKWDKVFLAKGLKNDSAKFTPSKGVYVGKRQMWWLHRHIRSIVFTLLLMGFLYLLDSLLFSIFDPVMLRNNFSLQGSSKTEVDMVPRAVKEDPVKLYERLLNLADSSLAEREFKQESSKLWEEPYPQASSWKPCADKTSPHGKPRNITGYILISANGGLNQQRVALCNAVAVASLLNATLVIPKFLYSNVWKDPSQFGDIYQEDYFMDMLKDEVNIIKELPLNLKLLDVEAAGSLITDADLSKEAKPDEYIKNILPLLLRNRVVHFLGYGNRLGFDPLPYELQRLRCKCNFHALKFVPKIQQIGSLLVRRIRKYDFARSTLDKQLLGNLIPHVPLGSNHHGAEGPSSKYLALHLRFEIDMVAYSMCEFGGGETERRELQTYREAHFPLLLERLKESKPLSPEELRMTGRCPLTPEEAALVLAGLGFKHGTYIYLAGSDIYGGQSRMQALTTLYPNLVTKENLLTSSELAPFRNFSSQLAALDFIACATSDVFAITDSGSQLSSLVSGFRTYYGGGHAPTLRPSKKRLAAILSRNKTIGWHSFEGKIRKMIDEGQRLHVRGLGRSIYRHPRCKECMCRH; this is encoded by the exons ATGGGAAAACAAGGGTCTCCTAGAGGTCGTCGAGTGGAGAACCAGGATTTAGATATATCATTTGGGGTCAAAGAACATGAATTTCGAAGTTTAGATATGCAACACGGAGGTTATCCTCCTGTAGGAAGAAGGTTATCAGGGGGAGAGTTCAAATGGGACAAGGTTTTTTTAGCGAAAGGGTTGAAAAATGACTCTGCAAAGTTCACTCCTTCTAAAGGAGTTTATGTTGGGAAGaggcaaatgtggtggctgCATAGACATATTAGGTCTATAGTTTTCACATTATTGTTGATGGGCTTTCTTTACCTTTTGGATTCTCTTCTGTTCTCGATTTTTGACCCCGTGATGCTTCGGAATAATTTTTCTTTACAAGGTTCAAGTAAGACCGAG GTGGATATGGTTCCCAGGGCAGTAAAAGAAGATCCGGTAAAGCTGTATGAAAGGCTTCTAAATCTAGCTGATTCTTCTCTTGCAGAG AGGGAGTTTAAGCAAGAGTCATCAAAGTTATGGGAGGAGCCATATCCTCAGGCATCATCTTGGAAGCCTTGTGCAGATAAAACTAGTCCACATG GGAAACCTAGAAACATCACTGGTTATATATTAATCAGCGCAAATGGAGGACTAAATCAACAAAGAGTTGCT CTCTGCAATGCCGTCGCTGTTGCATCTCTCCTAAATGCCACTTTGGTCATTCCCAAGTTTCTTTATAGCAATGTCTGGAAGGATCCTAG CCAGTTTGGGGATATATATCAAGAAGACTATTTCATGGATATGTTGAAGGATGAAGTTAATATCATAAAGGAACTCCCTCTTAATCTAAAACTACTAGATGTGGAAGCAGCTGGAAGTCTT ATAACTGATGCAGATCTTTCAAAGGAGGCTAAACCTGATGAATACATTAAAAATATACTTCCCCTCCTCTTACGCAATCGAGTTGTTCACTTTCTAGGATATGGAAATAGACTCGGCTTTGACCCGCTGCCTTATGAACTTCAG AGACTAAGGTGCAAGTGCAACTTCCATGCTTTAAAATTTGTGCCAAAGATTCAACAAATAGGTTCTTTACTGGTTAGGCGGATTCGGAAATATGATTTTGCAAGGAGCACATTGGATAAGCAACTTCTTGGAAATTTAATCCCACATGTTCCCTTGGGGTCTAACCATCATGGAGCAGAAGGCCCTTCTTCCAAGTACCTTGCTTTGCATTTGAGGTTTGAGATTGATATGGTGGCCTACTCTATGTGTGAGTTTGGTGGTGGAGAAACTGAGAGAAGGGAACTGCAAACTTATCGAGAAGCCCATTTTCCTTTACTCCTTGAGCGTCTAAAGGAATCAAA GCCTCTTTCTCCGGAGGAGCTAAGAATGACAGGGAGATGTCCATTGACACCAGAAGAAGCAGCATTGGTTCTCGCTGGCCTCGGTTTCAAACATGGAACATACATCTATCTTGCTGGATCTGACATATATGGAGGTCAATCAAGGATGCAAGCTTTAACTACCCTCTACCCAAACCTAGTGACCAAGGAAAATCTTCTCACGTCAAGTGAACTAGCACCGTTTAGAAACTTCTCTTCTCAA CTTGCAGCATTAGACTTCATAGCATGTGCAACATCTGATGTATTTGCCATAACGGACTCAGGAAGTCAGCTATCATCCCTCGTGTCAGGGTTCAGAACATATTATGGTGGTGGTCATGCTCCCACATTGAGGCCTAGCAAGAAGAGGCTTGCTGCAATTTTGTCAAGAAATAAAACCATAGGATGGCACAGTTTTGAGGGGAAGATAAGAAAGATGATTGATGAAGGTCAGAGACTGCATGTACGAGGTTTGGGACGTAGCATTTATCGACACCCCAGATGCAAAGAGTGCATGTGCAGGCACTAA
- the LOC132043985 gene encoding O-fucosyltransferase 8 isoform X1 gives MGKQGSPRGRRVENQDLDISFGVKEHEFRSLDMQHGGYPPVGRRLSGGEFKWDKVFLAKGLKNDSAKFTPSKGVYVGKRQMWWLHRHIRSIVFTLLLMGFLYLLDSLLFSIFDPVMLRNNFSLQGSSKTEVDMVPRAVKEDPVKLYERLLNLADSSLAEREFKQESSKLWEEPYPQASSWKPCADKTSPHVVRAGKPRNITGYILISANGGLNQQRVALCNAVAVASLLNATLVIPKFLYSNVWKDPSQFGDIYQEDYFMDMLKDEVNIIKELPLNLKLLDVEAAGSLITDADLSKEAKPDEYIKNILPLLLRNRVVHFLGYGNRLGFDPLPYELQRLRCKCNFHALKFVPKIQQIGSLLVRRIRKYDFARSTLDKQLLGNLIPHVPLGSNHHGAEGPSSKYLALHLRFEIDMVAYSMCEFGGGETERRELQTYREAHFPLLLERLKESKPLSPEELRMTGRCPLTPEEAALVLAGLGFKHGTYIYLAGSDIYGGQSRMQALTTLYPNLVTKENLLTSSELAPFRNFSSQLAALDFIACATSDVFAITDSGSQLSSLVSGFRTYYGGGHAPTLRPSKKRLAAILSRNKTIGWHSFEGKIRKMIDEGQRLHVRGLGRSIYRHPRCKECMCRH, from the exons ATGGGAAAACAAGGGTCTCCTAGAGGTCGTCGAGTGGAGAACCAGGATTTAGATATATCATTTGGGGTCAAAGAACATGAATTTCGAAGTTTAGATATGCAACACGGAGGTTATCCTCCTGTAGGAAGAAGGTTATCAGGGGGAGAGTTCAAATGGGACAAGGTTTTTTTAGCGAAAGGGTTGAAAAATGACTCTGCAAAGTTCACTCCTTCTAAAGGAGTTTATGTTGGGAAGaggcaaatgtggtggctgCATAGACATATTAGGTCTATAGTTTTCACATTATTGTTGATGGGCTTTCTTTACCTTTTGGATTCTCTTCTGTTCTCGATTTTTGACCCCGTGATGCTTCGGAATAATTTTTCTTTACAAGGTTCAAGTAAGACCGAG GTGGATATGGTTCCCAGGGCAGTAAAAGAAGATCCGGTAAAGCTGTATGAAAGGCTTCTAAATCTAGCTGATTCTTCTCTTGCAGAG AGGGAGTTTAAGCAAGAGTCATCAAAGTTATGGGAGGAGCCATATCCTCAGGCATCATCTTGGAAGCCTTGTGCAGATAAAACTAGTCCACATG TTGTCAGGGCAGGGAAACCTAGAAACATCACTGGTTATATATTAATCAGCGCAAATGGAGGACTAAATCAACAAAGAGTTGCT CTCTGCAATGCCGTCGCTGTTGCATCTCTCCTAAATGCCACTTTGGTCATTCCCAAGTTTCTTTATAGCAATGTCTGGAAGGATCCTAG CCAGTTTGGGGATATATATCAAGAAGACTATTTCATGGATATGTTGAAGGATGAAGTTAATATCATAAAGGAACTCCCTCTTAATCTAAAACTACTAGATGTGGAAGCAGCTGGAAGTCTT ATAACTGATGCAGATCTTTCAAAGGAGGCTAAACCTGATGAATACATTAAAAATATACTTCCCCTCCTCTTACGCAATCGAGTTGTTCACTTTCTAGGATATGGAAATAGACTCGGCTTTGACCCGCTGCCTTATGAACTTCAG AGACTAAGGTGCAAGTGCAACTTCCATGCTTTAAAATTTGTGCCAAAGATTCAACAAATAGGTTCTTTACTGGTTAGGCGGATTCGGAAATATGATTTTGCAAGGAGCACATTGGATAAGCAACTTCTTGGAAATTTAATCCCACATGTTCCCTTGGGGTCTAACCATCATGGAGCAGAAGGCCCTTCTTCCAAGTACCTTGCTTTGCATTTGAGGTTTGAGATTGATATGGTGGCCTACTCTATGTGTGAGTTTGGTGGTGGAGAAACTGAGAGAAGGGAACTGCAAACTTATCGAGAAGCCCATTTTCCTTTACTCCTTGAGCGTCTAAAGGAATCAAA GCCTCTTTCTCCGGAGGAGCTAAGAATGACAGGGAGATGTCCATTGACACCAGAAGAAGCAGCATTGGTTCTCGCTGGCCTCGGTTTCAAACATGGAACATACATCTATCTTGCTGGATCTGACATATATGGAGGTCAATCAAGGATGCAAGCTTTAACTACCCTCTACCCAAACCTAGTGACCAAGGAAAATCTTCTCACGTCAAGTGAACTAGCACCGTTTAGAAACTTCTCTTCTCAA CTTGCAGCATTAGACTTCATAGCATGTGCAACATCTGATGTATTTGCCATAACGGACTCAGGAAGTCAGCTATCATCCCTCGTGTCAGGGTTCAGAACATATTATGGTGGTGGTCATGCTCCCACATTGAGGCCTAGCAAGAAGAGGCTTGCTGCAATTTTGTCAAGAAATAAAACCATAGGATGGCACAGTTTTGAGGGGAAGATAAGAAAGATGATTGATGAAGGTCAGAGACTGCATGTACGAGGTTTGGGACGTAGCATTTATCGACACCCCAGATGCAAAGAGTGCATGTGCAGGCACTAA
- the LOC132048171 gene encoding probable LRR receptor-like serine/threonine-protein kinase At3g47570 isoform X1 produces MPNGSLEQWLHSDGYFLNMIQRLDIMIDVASALEYLHHGYATVVVHSDLKPSNVLLDERLIGHVSDFSRLGEGESIAHTRTLATMGYIAPEYGSVGLVSRRCDVYSYSIMLMETFTRRRPYDEMFHENLSMRSWVCNSLPVAPDDIIDVTLWEPEETDFEKKLQCVSSILELALNCTVESPNERLNMKDVLANIMKIKHEFLRK; encoded by the exons ATGCCCAATGGAAGCCTGGAGCAGTGGTTACATTCTGATGGTTACTTCTTGAATATGATCCAAAGATTAGACATAATGATCGATGTTGCATCTGCTTTGGAATATCTCCATCATGGTTATGCCACAGTCGTTGTACATAGTGACTTGAAGCCTAGCAACGTCTTGCTAGACGAAAGGCTGATTGGACATGTGAGTGACTTTTCGAGATTGGGAGAAGGGGAGTCTATTGCTCATACTAGAACACTTGCTACAATGGGCTACATTGCACCAG AGTATGGATCAGTGGGATTAGTTTCTAGAAGATGTGATGTGTACAGCTACAGCATTATGCTCATGGAAACTTTCACAAGGAGAAGGCCATATGATGAAATGTTTCACGAAAATTTGAGCATGAGGAGTTGGGTTTGTAATTCACTACCTGTCGCACCagatgatattattgatgtcaCCTTATGGGAACCTGAAGAGACTGATTTTGAGAAGAAGTTGCAATGTGTGTCCTCTATTTTGGAGTTGGCATTGAATTGCACAGTTGAATCTCCTAATGAGAGGCTGAACATGAAAGATGTCCTTGCAAATATCATGAAGATCAAACATGAATTCCTTCGCAAATGA